The following is a genomic window from Desulfuromonas sp..
TCGATCCGGCTTTTGTAAAATGTAAGCTGGATTTTATTTTGCTTGTCCAGCGTCTATCCAAGAGGAACCTTTAACCTTTTTTCTTTATTATGGCTGTCGATACCCCCGTCTACATGACCCCCGCCTGTGCCGAGCAGATGCGGGCCGAACTCAAGGATCTGCTCTACGTCAAGCGGCCGGAAACGGTCAAGCGGGTCTCCGATGCCGCCGCCGAGGGGGATCGTTCCGAGAACGCCGAGTATATCTACGGCAAGCGCCACCTGCGCAAGATCGATTCGCGGATCCAGTTTCTGACCAAGCGGATTGAAAATGCCGAGATCGTTGATCCGGTCGAGCAGGGCCGGAATGCCGCCGGCCGGGTGGTGTTCGGGGCGACGGTGACGGTCGAAGATGAAGAGGGCGAAGAGAAGGTCTATTCGATCGTCGGCGAAGATGAATACAACGGCGCCAAAGGTCTGGTCAGCTGGAAATCACCGATCGGCAAGGCGTTGATGAAGAAGGAAGAAGGGGATGTGGTTGTGGTCAAGACCCCGGCCGGGCCCAGGGAGATCGAGATCGTAGCGGTTGAATACAAACCGATAGAAGGGGTCGCGATCACCAGTCATTTTTAGCTTGGATGATAGACGTATTCAGTAGAACCGTCGTCTGATAACACCAGTTGGAGGTTGCAATGAAATTCAATTCAAAATCTTACCAGAGTATTATTCCGGTCTCCGATCTGAAGATTAACCCATGACGGGTTATCAACCAGTTTGATAAATCAAACATGCCGGTCCTTCTCACTAGTCAAAACCGCGGAGTGGCGGTGGTCCAGTCTTTGAGGGGTTTTGAGATCAAGGCCGAACAGGCATCCTTTCTCAAGGCAGTCGTTATGGGGATGATGGACGTTGAACAAGGTCACACCCACAGTCTGGAAGAAGCCAAAGAACGATTCGGACTATAATCTGAAGCTGTTATGCAGCGAGCGCCTGTTAAATATGTCGCCATAGATCTGTCTTTTCCGACTCCGATCGCCTGTCCTGCATTATCTTGTACTGAGCTCGCCGAAGTAGCCTGAAGGGAGTCTATTCGCGCATAAAAAAAGCCCCGACATCCGCCGGGGCTTCCTGCTTTTAACTTAAAACTTACAGCTTACAGCTTAAAACTGATGACTGATCACTGTCAACTGATCTTATTTGCTCTTCTCAATCATATACTCGACCGCTTCTTCGACCTCTTCGTCGGTCAGCTTCATGTTGCCGCCCTTCGGAGGCATTTTACCGATACCTTTGATTGCGTTTTCGACCATGTGGTCCTTACCATCTTTAATATGGCCGGCCCAGACAGCCTTGTCGCCGGTCTTCGGGGCGCCCATGACGCCGGAGTTGTGGCAGGCGCCGCAGCTTTTATTGTAAACCGCTTCGCCTACGTCATCGCTGGCGATGCCGGTACCGGCCAACAGAGTGGCACCGAGGAAGAGGGTGAGGATCATGGTGGTGATAATTGTACGCATGGCAGCTCCTTTATAGTGTGAGTTTATCTTTATAATTTAACAGAATTCTGGTGAATTGCGATACCCGGCATTCAAAGTTTTTAGCTTATCTTTTAAGACTGGAGTATTTAATTCAATGTCACTGATTACTGGAGTTCCTCCCGAACATACCGTTTCACGTATTCCAGGCTCTTCGCGGTGGTTTTGATCAGCCAGAAGACGGCGACTGCGCCGCAGAGCAGGATCAAGAAAAGCAGCTCCGGGAAAATGAACGAAAGCACCAGGGTTAAGGTCGCGATGATGGCCACTCCCCAGTTGCCGCGCCGTTGCAGTTTTTCCTGGAGAGTCTGCGCATCATCAGGAGTGTTGATGCCCATTTTCTGAAAGGATTCGCGTAAACCTTCGTATTCTCTTTCGTACTTGGACGCCATGCGTCCGAATGGATCGTTGAGATTCATGGTTTCATTTCTGTTGAGGTTTGAGTTGATTTCTGCTTATGTCATCAAGCGGAGCAAGGCTAACATATATTACTGAAGGGCTAAATGGAAATGTTGTGGATTTGGTGATGCTTGTCTGAGTCTGCGCCCTGCCAAATGTTATCTACATATTGACTCTACCTTTGCAATTTGCGCTGAAACCCTGTACTTTGGTTGCGTCGTTTTTTTGATGTGATTTGTTAAGCAGGGTTTGGATATGCGAGTAGTTGGAGGGGAAAACGAGATAATTTGATCCGTCTGTGCCGGAGTGTGGCCAGACGGTTTTTGTGTTTATGGATTGTCGTTTGGAATTGTCAAATGTTGAGATCTGACCCCATGTATATTTGCACCGCTCAAGGGTCCGTTCAGGGCGACGGTGCTCTTTACTGCAATTGCATGACCACGAGGGATAACAATGCTTCTAAAACTTCTGCTTTCGCTTCTGTCCGGCATCGGCGGTCACTACCTCAACCGGCGCTGGGACAAGGCGCTCTTTTTCTTCAGCCTGTTCGCGCTCTACCCCGTCGGGGTTTATTTCTTCTTTTACCGGGCGCTGACCGAGGGGAATTATCAAGGGATCGATGCGTTGCAGAGGCATTTCAGTCTGCTGTTCGGCGGCGGAGTCGTCTTGATCTGGCTGGTCAGCCTGCTGGTGACCCGCTACGACGCTGCCAAGGCTAAGAACGGCAACCTGCCGCGCTGGACCT
Proteins encoded in this region:
- a CDS encoding transcription elongation factor GreB; protein product: MTPACAEQMRAELKDLLYVKRPETVKRVSDAAAEGDRSENAEYIYGKRHLRKIDSRIQFLTKRIENAEIVDPVEQGRNAAGRVVFGATVTVEDEEGEEKVYSIVGEDEYNGAKGLVSWKSPIGKALMKKEEGDVVVVKTPAGPREIEIVAVEYKPIEGVAITSHF
- a CDS encoding cytochrome c5 family protein — translated: MILTLFLGATLLAGTGIASDDVGEAVYNKSCGACHNSGVMGAPKTGDKAVWAGHIKDGKDHMVENAIKGIGKMPPKGGNMKLTDEEVEEAVEYMIEKSK